The window AAACAGCTGCGGAGTTTTCTACACGCACAAAAATACTGAGATATGGACATGGAACCGCGCAGAAACTTTTAATGTCACCGTGATTACCCAGAAGTCTTTCCGTGAACAATTTCGCCGTCGCTGAAGCActgatcaaatgcgcaggcgtcagggttgttGACGtccccgaatatcacgcatgcgcgcgaTACACAAAAGGCCGTGAGAGAATCGGAGGTAAGAGCGAATCTCCAAGCGGGCGGCAGAGGGGCAATTACTGTGACTCCAGACACCGTGACCTGCATCCCGCAATCCCGCAGTCCCGGGAcggtcctgctctcttccctctctctcagcaccaccatccgtacacgggccccggggaggttccggctgatgagggaatgggaaccgatggatctcagacagagctgagccccagctgtctaaatgcaaggattggaaACTCGGAGaaaggaacaaaatcttttatatCGCCaattgagaaaatcacctttgttctacctccaatcataaacaagagaaaatctgcagatgctggaaatccaagcaacacacataaaacgctggaggaactcagcattagtactcttttccatagatcctgcctggcctgctgagttcctccagcattttgtgtctgttgcttattctacctcctcttgttctggacatttctacccgtgagaacatgttttgacccattctgtctgggtacctactgatatcaaacacctttgtcctgggcaacaaatagctttcacaccacaaatgtgccagactccaatgagacagactactgtccttcgcttcatattcattggcattgccgtcaatgagttcaccaccgtcagtcacctgggggagagctcaggggaaatatttatgtccaaTACAGAAATTGGTGTTACCTGTGTGCATTATGgtggtgcagaaattgctggagaatttgcaaatggcactgaggagtgttgttgaagaaagggatctgggaatacagatccataattcactaaaagtggtgtcacagttagacaGGGACAGAAAGAAAGATTGTGGCACATCGGCCTACATAAACCAAGGtgctgagtacaagagatggatgttgtgttgaagttgtatcagacattggtgaggctgaatttggagtattgtgtgcagttttggtcacctacctacaggaaagatgtaaaagaggttgaaagagttcagagaaaattcagaagtaTGTTGCCAGGTCTAACGGATTtgcattataaggaaagattgaacaggtcaggactttattccttggaattagaagattgaggggagatttgatggaggtataccacaTGTAAGGCTtaatgagaaagtaaggaggcatgggatccaaggggacattgctttgtggatccagaactggcttgcccacagaaggcaaagagtggttgtagatgggtcatattctgtgtggaggccggtgaccagcagtgtgcctcagggatctgttctgggacccctactctgtgatttttataaatgtcctggatgaggaagtggagggatgggttagtaaatttgctgatgacacaaaggttgggggtgttgtggatagtgtggaggactgtctaaggttacagcgggacattgataggatgagaagtggccagataagtgtgaggtagttcattctggtaggtcaaatatgatggcagaatatagtattaatggcaagactcttggcagtgtgaaggatcagagggatcttggggtccgagtccattggatgctcaaagcagctacgcaggttgactctgtggttaagaaggcatagagtgcattggacttcatcaaccgtggaattgaatttaggagctgagaggtaatgttgcagctatataggaccctggtcagcccccgtttggagtactgtgctcagttctggtcacctcactacaggaaggatgtggaagccatagaaagggtgcagaggagatttacaaggattttgcctggattggggtgcaagccttatgagaataggttgagtgaactcgaccttttctccttggagcgacggaggatgagaggtgacctgatagaggtgttcaagataatgagagacattgataatgtgaatagacagaggctttttccccagagctgaaatggctagtatgaaagggcatagttttaaagtgcttggaagtaggtacagaggagatgtcaggggtaatttttttacgcagggtgtggtgagtgcgtggaatgttctgccggtggcagtggtggagctgGGAACTATAGGGTCCTTTAAAAGacccctggatggatacatggagcttagaaaaatagagggctgtgtgtaagcctaggtagttctaaggtaaggacatgttcggcacagctttgtgggccgaagggcctgtaatgtgctgtaggttttctacgtttctatgtatcaaaattatgaggggtacagatagggtaaatgcattctggctttttccactgagattgcgtgggactacaaccggaggccatgggttaacagtgaaaggtgaaacatgaaGGCGAACATATGgcgaaacttcttcacacagacggttCACCCAACTGGTGCATGCtcgctcaatttcaacatttaagaggtttgtataggcacccggatggtaggagtatgggagtagaaagtttcagtagttcagcacaaactagatgggccaaaggacctgtttctgtgttgtacttttctatgactgtgacaatgtcctgaaataatactaataataatactactaaataataatactaaaataaaaaacactaaaaataataatactaaaaataataatactaataatTTCCTTTAACAGTTTcgcggaccaaccattcatctgggcAGGAAATGTTTACATGGCTTTAAAACTGTTGCACTTTAAATTAAgagtacataaaagaaaatcccagctgcatgtTAACAAAGGCACGTTAACAAAGGTTTGatttactgtggggccaggcacccatgcagctcagtgggaacagggaataataccaattgagagagtcaaactgagccaagtgatggattggagatggcagaaatgccccattcttacagagacaggaagagcatcagaggatttgatggtcattccagataccagcactgtgcccagttagaagatgatttctctctccaacgtGGGTTGAACCTCAcggtaacagtgtgatgtcagatcgcACCTTGGTGActgaagtgatctcatctgaaatgttgtccacacattgatggattttgtaaatcttttttcaggttataaatgacaaggaatttgcctaagggaatctcaaacacaacacaccagttttgctgtctctgtgcagatgtttaagaagtggagcaagggattcactcgatcatccttcctgctcagactgtggggagggatttactcgatcatctgaccgactggcatgcctgtcagtttacacaggggagaggccgttcaccttttcagactgtggggattcaaggtacatcaacaagttcacactgggacaattcacctgttctgtgtgtgagaagggattcagtcggtcttcccacctgtggacacaccagtcagttcacactgggcagaagcTGGTCGTCTGCTGAATTTCTGAGGGAGGATATAcatggtcatctgacctaatggctcaccagcgagttcacaccggggagcggccgtttacctgctcagactgtgggaagggattcacttgttcatctaaactgaaggtacatcagcgagttcacactggggagaggccgttcacctgctcagaatgtgggaaagggttcactcggtcatcctacctaatggcacaccagcgaattcacactggagagaggccattcacctgctcggaatgtgggaagggattcacttgctcatcccaaatgaaggtacatcagagagttcacaccggggagagaccgttcacctgctctgtctgtgggaagggattcactttgtcatatCACCTACTgagacatcagtcagttcacactggggagtggccattcacctgctcagtctgtgggaagggattcactgaatcatccttcctacagagacaccagtcagttcacactgggaagtggcagttcacctgctcagactgtgggaagggattcaatcggtcatctcacctactgacacaccagtcagcCCATGCAGGGaaatggccgttcacctgctcggactgtgggaagggattcatttcatCATcgcaactgaaggtacatcagcgagttcacactggggagaggccattcacctgctcagactgtgggaaaggattcactcagtcattccacctacaagcacactggtcagttcacacaggggagaagccattcacctgctcagactgtgggaaaggattcacttcatcatctcaacttaaggtgcatcagagagttcacactggagagaggccgttcacctgctcagactgtgggaagggattcactcggtcatctcaactgcagagacaccagcgagttcatacggggtagaggctgatcacctgctcagactttgagaagagattctctcagccaaatagaccaaatgtgcataattgagttcacactggggagaggccgttcacctgctgtgaatgtgggaaaggattcattcagttatctatccttatgatacactaccaggttcacactggggagaggccgttcacctgctgtgaacgtgggaagcgattcacttggtcatctaacctcatgtaactctcgcttcggctagcagcttaatatagggggtgatagcccccagctcggccaaacttaagaaatctcatttgggtggatgctgcgcagtGTGTCCCttaaatcagtaccccgaaataacaaacagtacacaatatgtgatcaAATGATTGAGCTTtgtaattcttactttgactatagggttggtaaagaaaacaaaaaaaaaaggcccACTCTCTCCGTTCGCATCTTCTCAACTCTTCCTGGCAAAAGatcatgaaaatctctcttccagactcacaagaaagaataaaatttCTCTCCTTGGATAGCTCCAcattccaaaaccctgttatctccagtcataacccaaacattgctgctgcagagaaaccattacctcagcagtgaaacattacagagaggccattacatgagcagtgaaaccttacagcatgttacacttgtgacacactaccgggtttggactggggaggaagtttcaataagctgcatgctggatatttgtccatcaccgtttcAAGAGTGACtatcggtgctgaactctgcaattattgctgctgctcacaacacccagttctgcaccctcaTCACCGGGCAttggaggagtttcttctgctgcatattcacctttaacgggactggagtttaatattctgcatCCGTGACAAATacaagggatgattgataagttcatggcctaaggtagaaggatgatttattaacttcaaactctcTGCATTtacactcagagttgaactgcatgtgcatgtaacgagagctgtataactcatctccttctaccttagaccacaaacttatcaatcacccctgctatgaaccacctggaggtccaagacactctggttacatgcacgtgcagttcaactctttgagtgataatgcagaaagtttgaagttaataacttatctccttctaccttaggccacaaacttatcaataacccctgctgtagaccgcttctacaaagaagggatccgtatgttccacatctgctgaactaagtgtgtacatgtaggaggggactatgtgaaaaatagatgtgctaggttctctaaaattgactccttctaccttaggccatgaacttatcaatcacccctcgtaaatcagttctattttaaactctatCTCCGGTACttggtgaatttataacacaactaGCGTACAGTAGAGAGCCAACTCAGGCaagctggaccctgccagtgattcagttccacgacagtccttttaaatcctcccctgttcccctctcgctctccctgtggggatgggttccaaacagtcaccactctgtgggtgaagaggtttcccttgaatttcctgcagactgaagaagtcgagctgactgcagttctgtctgacatGTTGTTCGCtcctcaaatctctgggctgaggaagaatgacattagTCGTTAACCTCTgtattcagggctcatttccacattatgggtcattttccctgcttctaaagggttgttagaaaacaccactgttctcgaaagactgaaagcagaatgggaatcCATTAGTTGGATATTCAACGGAGCAgcatcagaaaccagaggcgggtctgcacagggcagagtttggggctctggacgatggttggggtaagaacgtatgatgaggagaagggaatcagcagcggggcgtggcaacgaatgacagagtagcaacgtTTGGAAggtgattgacagagaaaatcttcCGGTTGTCTGACTggtgacacaaacaatgcctgttgtgaggtgctccactggtcgaggaacatttgtgtgttgggaatggttttttctattgagggagttgttcctgcttggttatcctgtaatattatatccggatggttattatggattatccTATTTGAAATAATGTGTTGATTATCGTATCATTTGTAAAATTTTGaccctaaaactggatcaggcttgaattgaTGGTGtctttatgaagtgatggaggtCATTCTTCAgtctgtattttaaagcaagattctggtgaatgatatttgccacttgattatacctgtgtaagtaatcagattgagttaaactactGCAGGATCCCAGAAtctgttggattgtgtctggtttctcttggcattttctgcatttattgcctgATTCGTTTGTcttttatgtatttttgattttaaaaatgttaaccaccttgtcctgtatttccccaaggaacccctctgtttctgggaagaggtctccaactctgagtcaggcacttgatgcttccttgtcaacatctcgtCTGCTCGgatcgttgggatgtctcccGTGGAGGGTTATACCCATTCCACTAGTTAACGTTTGCTCCCATAGTAAAGATtaatttttctgagttggcctctcatttaagttttctggtctgtatttcttagcAGAATTGCTTATACCTGCATGGTGTGCTGAGTCCTGtttatttttgatgaaaatatatactttagaAATCTTATCAGACTGTTGGGTGATTTTTTTCTTAATGCCTGTTATAGCTTTTGTCCTCGGTAATGTTAATCTAACTGTCTGTGTGTAAATAGTCCTTTCTAAATTTgtaatttcagttcttatttttcattGTAATGTTTCCAGATCGGAATAGAACCAAGATATTTTGCCAAGGAGTACATTAATTTGGGAATAGTGAAAGTTTATTGCCTTTGCTGTATTTGCTATACCATGGAAATCTTTTTGGCAAGTATCTTAAGCTTTGAAGTAAATGTTTTTTGCTTtttcacactactttctattttctctgcttgttgatattccagatacctGGGTATcaagagttctgatgaagggccttggcccaaaacgttgattcccaaccatagatgctgcctgacctgctgagctcctccagcacattgtgtgtatggCTCTAGATTCCCAGCATCTCTTGTGTCCCGTATGTTTCTTGAAtaggacagacaggtaggcagagatgGTTgtatggttctgttggtaaaatataaaatcaaatcattagaaagagacgGCTGTCATAATGGGGGCATTGGTGGcgaacccaaatgcaagacacagacactgaagtactaggaacaggactgggaatgtcaagcaagcaagggaagtgatgaagaaatgacgctggacattgacacgccctggacgagactaggatgcagggccagggctaggacatggacaagaaacacggaacccagacaaggaactaggaacaaggagcctggactagtgacatggaactctggaaccagagcctggacaagagcctggaacctgggtcttgactcagaatCGGAACTCGGGTCTCAGCTAGGACTTGGGAtgaggatcttggcaaggacaggacgtggcgcTCCTGCACAgaacgaggcacatggacaggacgagaacacaaagccttgacttggacaggatgaggttcttggacgtggcttggacaggacgaggttcttggacgttgcttggacaggacgaggtaactccagcaccgggctgggcgaggtactcctgggctgggcaaggcacatggacaggacgagaacacgaagccttgatttggtcgagggagacaggaacgcagagctttGGTCAAGggcgacaggaacgcagagccttggtcgagggagacaggaacgcagagccttggttgtGAGAGAacaagaacatggaacacagagtcaaaacccctccttgggaacaggacttggggccggggctctacacagagtcaggacccctcctagggaacaggacgtagggccgggactcataaacagaacacagagagacagttccgaACATacggtagcggcaaacggccagacctacctagcgaaagcGTAGACACAGagaacagttcccaacactaggtagcggcaaacggccagacctacctggcgaaggcgtggacacagaaacGGTTCTCAACATTAGGTAGTGAGAAATGGCCAGActtacctagtgaaggcgtggacacagagaacAGTTCCgaacactaggtagtggcaaacagccagacctgcctagcaaaggcgtggacacagagacagttcaaaacaacgaaacaacgatagacagttccatATCTTGCTccagtggttgaacttgacagcagcGCAGGCAAAGATTGCAGGCGAGGGTTACGgatgaggcaaggcttcaggcactggttgcagggcaaggccTCAGGAGGAAGGGGACAGAGAAGGGTTTCAGACAGGGgatttggacaggaacaatccagcagccaagccCTGGTCTCCGGAGGTATTTTTGTGTCTGCCtaaacgagaatcatgtgccttaatgagagcacccaacagaacaatggaaaaccgaaaaacctggaatacggatcgacagaccggaccgtgaaccggaatgcggacttcacggatcAGACCATGACAGTGGCATagagtcagaaggtgttgagtcattgtgggtagaacaaaggaatagcAAGAGtgaaaagacactgatgggagtttTATAGAgaccccccaaacagtagtatgtATACcttccacaaattacaatgggagaaggaaaatacatgccaaaacaGCAATATTACAGTATTCATACGAGATAGTCCTGCagatatattgggaaaatcagataggtgctggatcccaagaggggatttcctagaatgcccacaagatggcttATTAGAGCAGCTCCTGTTTGAGCCCAGCTGGGGATCAGCCATTCTcggttgggtgttgtgcaatgaacaggaattAATTAGAGCACTTCAGATAAAGAACCCAGAGGGGGAAGTGATCTTAATACAATGGAATTCGCCCTGaattgtgagaaggagaagctatcGTGAAATATGTCAGTATAACCGTAGAATATagagaattgcagaggcatgagagaagaattgGCCTGAATTGATAAGTAAAGAACACTGGAATGGATGGTGACAGAATGGCTGGAACTTTAGTAAGTACTTCGGAAGGTACAGGATATGTAAGTAccgaagatgaagaagtattccaaaggcaagATGATAAAACTGTGGCTAATAGGAAGGCAAAACCAACATAGAcaccaaagagaaggcatataacagAGCGAAAAtggtgggaagtcagaggattggaaagcttttgaaaaccaacagaaggcaactaaaacaatAATTGATAAGGAAAAtatggaatacgaaggtaagctagccaatgaaGAGGATACTCaatgtttcttcagatgcataaagtgtaaaggagaggtgagagtgcACATCGGACCAATGGGAAACGATGCTGGAGGGGTGGAGCtggcggatgaactgagtaagtatttttcatcagtcttcactgtggaagaccccAGCAGGATCGTGGAAGTCCAGATGTCAGTAGTCAGAAATATTTATTAGACATTACTCGGGAGCAGGTTCTTGGcaaacagaaaggtctgaaggtacataGGCCACCTAGACCACATGGCGTACATCCTAGAATCctcaaagaggtgactgaagagattgtggaaggatTGTAATGATGTTTCAATAAATCAATTGAATCTGGCATGGTTCCGTATGACTGAAAATTTGGaagtatcactccactcttcaagaagggagggaggtagatgaactgaaattacaggccagttagtctcacTTCACTCTTTGGAAAGATTTTGGAGTCGGATGTTGAGGATGTGTTTTCAGGGTGTTTGGGACACATGATTAAAATCGGTAATTTTCAGCAtgttttcctcaagggaaagtcttACCTGCAAGTATGTTGAAggtctttgaattaatttaagaagcaacaagcaagatagacaaaggagattcggTTGATGCTGTGCAGGTGAAGTTTCAGGAAGTccctgacaaggtgccacacatgaggcagcttatcAAGTGAAGAGCCcacgatattacaggaaagattcttgtatggataaagcagtggctgattggcaggaggcaaagaatagtAATAAcgggaaccttttctgattggctgctggtgatcaaTGGTGTTCCACgcggatctgtgttgggaccgattcttttatgttatatggcaatgacttggatgacagaattgatggctttgttgcaaagatgcagatgataccaagtcaGTTGGAGGGACAGgaggttttgaggaaatagagaggctacaagaggacagacagattagagaaattactttagtcaggtggtaaatctgtggaatttgttgccatgagcggctgtggaggccaagtcattggttgtgttcaaggcagagatagatagtttcttgattagccagggcatcaaagggtatggcgtaaaagtaggggagtggggatgactggaagaattggattagcccatgatgaatggcagagcagactcgatgggccgaatggcccacctcttctcctatatcttatggtcttatggtttgaacgcggtgaagccttgaattctaatcctgctgagAAATAGACGCTACAAAAAGTGCGTCTTTAGAATGTttcatacctggagtattgttttATTCCCTTTTCGTCAGATCAGCGACGCTCCATGTGTCTTATTTTTAATACTGTATTGTCTAATAAAACAACGAAAATATCAAGATTGAAGCAACACTTCCATAAAAGACACTCTGAAAAAGTTACTTATGGTTTTACTCAGTTCCACGAGATGAAAGAAGCGTTTGAAAAGCGCTGCACACTCGAGTCATTTGGAAAGAAAGCTACCAATGACTTTGATCGTGGTCCCAATGCTTctcataacatttccaaaatgataccAAAAGTCTGAAAGATTTATACAAttagtgaaagattaataatgcctgccaTATCAGGTACTCACCGCTGTTCTCAAAatagataccagtattttaaaatcgaTTCCTCTAAGTGTGAACTCTAGCTCGtcatattgatgaaatgagtAAAGACATTGAGTATCACTATGCATAGAGCTACaagaaaacagaatttgggagtCAACTGTGCCAGACCACGAGGGATTAATAATGGCACATGCACGGTTCATCAAAAATGTAAATATTGATCAAGAGATTCTCGATTGTAAAAGGTTAAAAATTGATGTCAACGGAGAATCAGTCCACGACGAGCTCAAAGTGAAATTGATAACAAAATtattctgattaggaacatgaCTTCTTGTGCAACGAATGGAGCGCCATATATGACAGGTTGCCATGTTGGTTtagtggaatttatgaaaaatgaaATTGCAGGTCTATTGTGTCATTTATCGTCAACATTCCACAGCTACTGTGCAGTGGGCAGGTGCTGTGAAATCTAGGTTTAAAGATAAATAAGAAGTTAAAGCAGaatatttttctcatgttagcatatggtagccatgtttttacactatgggggcgATGGAAAGTGTATTGGGCCTAAGAGGGGCGTTggaaagtatgaaggtgcttcagGAGGGCGTTGGTATGAAAAGGTTGGCAAACACTGCTATGGAAGAAGGAGTTAGTCAACGGATAAGCATAACCGTCCATGGATGAAATCCCCGCGATCGGAGCAGACTAGGTGTCAACGAGAACGCGTCCAAAGACTGGCTCAAAGTTGGAGAagtcttcccagaaacagaatgtTTCCTTGcagcaatacaggaccaggtggttaagacAAAGACATCGAAAAATGCACAATAAAAAACTAACAAATTCAGGACGATAAAAGTAGAATATGCCATGTGAAACCAGAAAATAACCCACACATTACAgtatcctgcagcagtttaattcaattttacacaggtacaatcaagtgacAAATATCTTTCACCAAAATCTTACACTAGGATACAAAATCATGAAATATTGTACAGATTATTATAAATCTATTATACATACCATCTTAATCCAGTTTTGTAGTCTATTACGACCAATCCACTATTAGAGATGGGGTAATACCCGGTACCCGTCTAGATCTAAATATCACAGGATAATAGGTATAGCCATTCCGAACAGACACAACGCATCAAAATCAATAAGTGAGAaagaccagaaatatgctgactGGAAAGAGGAAAATGAAAGCCTATCTTACACGAACAGGGGATACATTGTCCCATTTGTAATATACACGATTGGTAACATCTCAAAGTCACCGCACAATACCATTGAACAATTGGACCCAAAcgacaatatttatgtaaatatcCAGACAGCCACAATACGCAACACCATCAGAATCGGCCGAAAGTTCCAAGCGATTGAGAAATTAATGGGCTTGTCTGTGTCCACACCGCAATGTTTAtcagtttgagctgagataaaaaaataaaaataataacaaacACGCGGTTCTACTGGAGTGAAAGCAGAGGAGAGTCAACACGCAATTTGATCGGATGGAAATTTATTAGAAATGAGGAAGTGAGATGATATTATTTTTTCTTGAAGC of the Mobula birostris isolate sMobBir1 chromosome 3, sMobBir1.hap1, whole genome shotgun sequence genome contains:
- the LOC140194522 gene encoding uncharacterized protein, giving the protein MAHQRVHTGERPFTCSDCGKGFTCSSKLKVHQRVHTGERPFTCSECGKGFTRSSYLMAHQRIHTGERPFTCSECGKGFTCSSQMKVHQRVHTGERPFTCSVCGKGFTLSYHLLRHQSVHTGEWPFTCSVCGKGFTESSFLQRHQSVHTGKWQFTCSDCGKGFNRSSHLLTHQSAHAGKWPFTCSDCGKGFISSSQLKVHQRVHTGERPFTCSDCGKGFTQSFHLQAHWSVHTGEKPFTCSDCGKGFTSSSQLKVHQRVHTGERPFTCSDCGKGFTRSSQLQRHQRVHTG